GGGCGATCTTGTGACCGACGGAAACGAACAGCGGCTTGGTATTGGTGCGGCTGCGGAGAACGGCACCGACGCGATCGCCGTTGTCCATTAGCGGTACCCAGGCTCCTTTCTTCGCTGGAACCTCAGTGTGGGTGCCGATTAGTCTGGATTTGGCAACGCCAATTGTGGCGCAATCGCAAATGGTTCCCAGGTGGCAGGCAATGCCAAATCGCCTGGGATGGGCGAGTCCTTGTCCGTCGCAAAGGATGACATCCGGCACGGTTTGAAGTCGGGCGAGGGCATCCAACGCCGCCGGCACTTCCCGAAATGACAGCAAACCCGGTACGTAGGGAAACGCCGTCGGGCGCCGCACGAGTGCCCGTCCACGGGCGTTAGTTCTGGAAACGACAGCACCACGACAGCAGCCCGCGCGATCTGTCCGTTCGCTTCAAAGCCAGCATCCACCCCCGCTACCCTACGAATCGGGTCGGGGAGGCAATCGGCGGTCAATACCTCAGGTGCGAGCGTTTGCTGCAGCGCAATTGCTTCAGCTGCGGTTACCGGCCAAGATTCGGGACGATGAATCTGCACGGGGACTGCTTAACTGACGTCGGTGGGCGGCGGACCGGCGCGGGCAGCGATCGCATAGGTTCGGAAGCGCTCGAGGTCGTTGCGGAGGGTGCCTTCCACGGCGCGACCTAGGAACAGGTTATCCATCAACTGGCCGAGGATGCCGGGGATGGCATAGGCAATCGTCAACTTAACGATGCTGCTGCCCTTGCGATCGTAAAACCGCACCGCGCCGCGATTCGGCAGTCCGTCCACCGACTCCCACTGAATGATCTGATGCGGCACGGTCTGTAGGATCCGCGAGAGCCAGCTAAACTCCAGCCCGCCCGAAGTCAGTTTCCAGCGCGATAGGTCGGGATTGTCCGCTAGCACTTCCACCGATTCGATCCACTGCATCCAGCGCGGCATCTGCTCGAGATCCGACCAGAGCCCCCAAGCCAACTCGATGGGGACGTCCACTTCCACTTGCACGCTATGTTCGAGCCAGTCAGTCATGAGTGCAAAACCTCAGCGTGCGGTAGCGGGTTGGCGATCGCGTGAAAATGGTTGAAACCGTGCCAGGATAGCTCGCGCTGCCTGTTGTCCGGACAGCGTCGCGCCTTCCATACTGTCGATATAATCTTGCTGAGTATAACTACCGGCCAGGAAGAAATTGGGAACGGGCGTTTGCTGCGACGGGCGATACGGATCCATACCTGGTGCCTCGCGATACAGAGACTGTGCCAACTTCACGACGCTGTACCAGGTCATGTTCAGCTCCCGTGCCGACGGGAACAGCTCCCTTACTTGCTCCAGGACGTGCTGAGCGATCGCCTCGTTCTTTGCCTTTATGAACGGATCGCCGGGCGTCAGGACTAGCTGCAGCAGCGACCCTTCACCCTCGCGGTAATAGTCGCCGGGACTGGTTAGGGCGAGGTCTGCGAAACAGGAGAAGTCGGCATCGGGCGTGTAAAGCAAATTATCGATGCCGGCAGCGGTCACGAGCTGCTGGCGCCGCTTGGCATCGTGTAGCTCCGTGACCCACCCGTCGAAGCGCAGCTGCACCGTTGCCACGGGAACGGCATCGAGTTTGTAGATATTGTCGAATTCGGACCAACGCCGCCAGGCTGTTGGCAGCAGGCGCTGGATACCCGGTACATCACACGCCGCCACATAAACATCTGCCGCGATCGCTTCTTCGATATCGCCTTGGGCGACGATCAGCTTGGTGACGCGTGGGATACCGTCGATTTCCTCGTATTGCACCTCCCGGACGCGGCGGCGAATGTGGAGTTTCGCCCCCCGTTCTTCGAGGTAACGCAAAATTGGTTGGGTCAGATAGGTATCCGGCGAGCCTTCAAGCATCCGCAATACCGAGGCCTCGGAGCGTGCTGCAAAGAATTGAAAGATCGTCAGCATGCAGCGGGCGGAAATATGCTCGGTATCGATGAAGCCCAGAGCATAGGCGATCGGGTTCCACAGGCGCTTGAGGCTGCCGATATTCCCCCCGTGGCTGCGGAACCAGTCGGCAAAACTGACGCGATCGAGGTCGCGAATCGTCCGCATCGCGCCATCCAAATCGACCAACCCACGAACGATCGGGCTCGTACCCAGGGCAAGCGAGTTGGCAAGTTTGTCGATCGCCGACAACTGAGACGTCGTAAAGAATGCCTTCAACCCGTTAAACGGCGCGCCCGTCAGGAAGCGAAAGTCCAACTCGCCGGTGCGACCGCCGCGGTTGATGAAGGTGTGAACGTGCTCCTTCAAGCGCAGATTGGCGATCGCGCCGACTTTTTCCATCAGCCCGAACAGCCGGTAGTAGCAACCGAAGAAAACGTGCAAGCCCATCTCGACGTGGTTGCCGTCGGCATCGACCCAGCTGCCCACCTTGCCACCCGCAAACGGTCGAGCTTCGAAGATTTCGACCGCACACCCGGCATCGACAAGCTCTACTGCTGTTGCCAAACCCGCCAAACCCCCACCGACTATCGCTACGCGCATCCCGCCGTTTCGTCCTTCGTTCAGATTCTTAGCGCATTGTAACGGAGGGCGACTCGCGGCGGAATCGGGCGATCGGCTCGTGCCCGGTGCTCCGATCCCGACCGAGTGGGTGATACCGATAGCTAAGGAAGGGAGCGTCTGGACGATTTCCAGAATGGAAGTCCCCATGCACGGTCGTTTCAGGCTTGAAGTGTTCGAACCAGCTCCCCAACTGCTATATCCACAAAAGTTGCGTGCGGATAGCTTGGTGAGAGTTGGCACGGGGTATTCCGGTTGTGCGACCTGGAACGGGAACCCGCGTGATTGGTATGAGCCTCAAAAGTTGCAATGCGGTCGAATTCCTCACTCAACCGCACTATGAAAGGCTCGGACAAGAGCGCCCGACAACAAGCACTGTCGCGAGCGCCCAAACCCCAGAATGCGGCTGGTTAAGATGGGTCGGCGGCAGCGCGCGGGCAAATTCGCCCAGCCTAAGATGCCAGCGCCACTTCCAGCATTTGCTGGAGTTCGCCGCTTTGATAAAGCTCGATCGCGATGTCCGAGCCGCCAACGAGTTCGCCGTTAACGTAAAGCTGCGGGATCGTCGGCCATTCGGAGTACTCCTTGATACCCTGGCGGATTTCGGGATCTTC
The sequence above is drawn from the Rubidibacter lacunae KORDI 51-2 genome and encodes:
- a CDS encoding endonuclease V: MRRPTAFPYVPGLLSFREVPAALDALARLQTVPDVILCDGQGLAHPRRFGIACHLGTICDCATIGVAKSRLIGTHTEVPAKKGAWVPLMDNGDRVGAVLRSRTNTKPLFVSVGHKIA
- a CDS encoding SRPBCC family protein — translated: MTDWLEHSVQVEVDVPIELAWGLWSDLEQMPRWMQWIESVEVLADNPDLSRWKLTSGGLEFSWLSRILQTVPHQIIQWESVDGLPNRGAVRFYDRKGSSIVKLTIAYAIPGILGQLMDNLFLGRAVEGTLRNDLERFRTYAIAARAGPPPTDVS
- the grxD gene encoding Grx4 family monothiol glutaredoxin encodes the protein MTPETKARIETLIQQNKVMVFMKGTKLMPLCGFSNNVVQILNMLGVPYETLDVLEDPEIRQGIKEYSEWPTIPQLYVNGELVGGSDIAIELYQSGELQQMLEVALAS
- the zds gene encoding 9,9'-di-cis-zeta-carotene desaturase; the protein is MRVAIVGGGLAGLATAVELVDAGCAVEIFEARPFAGGKVGSWVDADGNHVEMGLHVFFGCYYRLFGLMEKVGAIANLRLKEHVHTFINRGGRTGELDFRFLTGAPFNGLKAFFTTSQLSAIDKLANSLALGTSPIVRGLVDLDGAMRTIRDLDRVSFADWFRSHGGNIGSLKRLWNPIAYALGFIDTEHISARCMLTIFQFFAARSEASVLRMLEGSPDTYLTQPILRYLEERGAKLHIRRRVREVQYEEIDGIPRVTKLIVAQGDIEEAIAADVYVAACDVPGIQRLLPTAWRRWSEFDNIYKLDAVPVATVQLRFDGWVTELHDAKRRQQLVTAAGIDNLLYTPDADFSCFADLALTSPGDYYREGEGSLLQLVLTPGDPFIKAKNEAIAQHVLEQVRELFPSARELNMTWYSVVKLAQSLYREAPGMDPYRPSQQTPVPNFFLAGSYTQQDYIDSMEGATLSGQQAARAILARFQPFSRDRQPATAR